Proteins encoded within one genomic window of Gammaproteobacteria bacterium:
- a CDS encoding DegT/DnrJ/EryC1/StrS family aminotransferase, producing the protein MIPMVDLKPQYQALKEEIDAGILRALRDTQFILGPNVTAFEQEAAAYLGVAHAVACASGTDALHLALRAAGIGPGDEVITSAFTFIATAEAIRYVDARPVFADIDPLTFNIDPRSVEALITPATRAVLPVHLFGMPADLSRLMPLCEQHKLTLIEDCAQSFGATIAGRQTGSVGVSGAFSFFPSKNLGCYGDGGLISADSDELATQFRMLRNHGSKVRYHHDVIGYNSRLDELQAVVLRAKLKHIDQYNDQRRQVARWYTELLDGAVQTPLETDNARHVYHQYTILSPHRDRIMSRLQSAGIASAIYYPIPLHRQLAFAGEYRARELPVTERVSAQCLSLPMYPELDEPSVRTIVAEVKEALVG; encoded by the coding sequence ATGATCCCCATGGTTGACCTGAAGCCGCAGTATCAGGCGCTGAAGGAAGAAATCGACGCCGGCATTCTGCGGGCGTTGCGCGATACGCAATTCATACTCGGTCCCAACGTCACGGCCTTCGAGCAGGAGGCGGCAGCTTATCTGGGTGTTGCACACGCGGTGGCCTGTGCGTCGGGCACCGACGCCCTGCATCTGGCCTTGCGCGCGGCGGGCATCGGTCCGGGCGACGAGGTGATCACCAGCGCTTTCACTTTTATCGCCACCGCCGAGGCCATCCGCTATGTGGACGCCCGGCCGGTGTTCGCGGACATCGATCCACTCACCTTCAACATCGACCCGCGAAGTGTCGAGGCGTTAATCACCCCCGCGACGCGGGCGGTGCTGCCGGTGCATCTGTTCGGCATGCCCGCGGACTTAAGCCGCCTGATGCCGTTGTGCGAGCAGCACAAACTCACCTTGATCGAGGATTGCGCGCAGTCGTTCGGCGCCACCATAGCCGGCCGCCAGACGGGCAGCGTCGGCGTCAGCGGCGCGTTCAGCTTTTTCCCCAGCAAGAACCTCGGCTGTTACGGTGACGGCGGCTTGATCTCGGCCGATTCCGACGAACTTGCGACGCAGTTTCGCATGCTGCGTAATCATGGCAGCAAGGTGCGCTATCACCATGATGTAATTGGCTATAACAGCCGACTCGACGAGTTGCAGGCGGTCGTGCTGCGCGCCAAGCTCAAACACATCGACCAGTACAACGACCAGCGCCGGCAGGTCGCGCGCTGGTACACTGAACTGCTGGATGGCGCGGTGCAGACGCCGCTGGAAACCGACAACGCGCGCCACGTCTACCACCAGTACACCATTCTCTCGCCACACCGTGACCGCATCATGTCGCGCCTGCAGAGCGCCGGCATCGCCAGCGCGATTTATTATCCGATTCCCCTGCACCGCCAGCTCGCGTTCGCTGGAGAATATCGTGCGCGGGAGCTGCCGGTCACCGAACGGGTCAGCGCGCAATGCCTGTCGCTGCCGATGTATCCGGAGCTCGACGAACCGTCAGTCCGCACCATCGTCGCCGAGGTTAAAGAGGCGCTCGTTGGCTGA
- the lpxB gene encoding lipid-A-disaccharide synthase, which translates to MLVAGEASGDLHAANLVRALRDLRRDVRCYGMGAGCMRAAGVEILIDSSRLAVVGIVEILVHYREIKAALRKLQGILETRRPDLLILIDYPEFNLRLAATAKKAGVKVLYYVSPQVWAWRPGRVKKIGRRVDMMAVVFAFEAHFYEEAGVPVRFVGHPLVDEARPTMTRTEALGCFGLDSNSKTIGLFPGSRVSEITRLMPVMVESATLLRARFPDAQFVLPVAPGLDRGLIEGYLDDATLPITILENQSLYDVTLVCDAIVTASGTATLQIALMGTPMVIIYKVSWLSYWIARRLVTVKHIGLANIVAGKSVVREFIQNDVQAKPITDEIGRLLTDQAYAQNMRREMSGANKALGEAGGSYKAAQLALEMINSSCRTDKRFA; encoded by the coding sequence ATGCTGGTCGCCGGCGAGGCGTCCGGCGATCTGCACGCGGCGAACCTCGTCCGCGCCTTGCGTGACCTGCGCCGCGACGTGCGCTGCTACGGCATGGGCGCGGGCTGTATGCGCGCGGCCGGCGTGGAGATCCTGATCGATTCCAGCCGGCTCGCCGTGGTGGGCATTGTTGAAATCCTCGTACATTATCGCGAAATCAAAGCGGCACTGCGCAAGTTGCAGGGCATCCTCGAAACGCGGCGACCGGATTTATTGATCCTCATCGATTATCCCGAATTTAACTTACGTCTCGCGGCCACGGCCAAGAAAGCGGGTGTGAAGGTGTTGTATTACGTCAGCCCGCAGGTGTGGGCGTGGCGGCCGGGGCGCGTGAAAAAAATCGGCCGGCGGGTGGACATGATGGCGGTGGTATTCGCGTTCGAGGCGCACTTCTACGAGGAGGCCGGCGTACCAGTGCGTTTCGTGGGCCATCCGCTGGTGGACGAAGCCCGGCCGACGATGACACGCACGGAGGCGCTGGGTTGTTTCGGACTCGATTCGAACAGTAAAACAATCGGGCTGTTTCCTGGCAGCCGCGTGAGCGAAATCACGCGACTCATGCCGGTGATGGTAGAGAGCGCGACCCTGCTGCGCGCACGTTTCCCCGACGCGCAGTTCGTGCTGCCAGTGGCGCCAGGGCTAGATCGCGGCCTGATCGAAGGCTATCTGGATGACGCCACGCTGCCGATAACGATCCTGGAAAATCAAAGCCTCTACGACGTCACTTTAGTGTGCGACGCGATCGTCACCGCTTCCGGCACGGCTACCTTGCAGATCGCGCTGATGGGCACGCCGATGGTAATCATCTACAAAGTATCTTGGCTGAGCTACTGGATCGCGCGGCGGCTGGTCACCGTTAAGCACATCGGCCTCGCGAACATCGTCGCCGGCAAAAGCGTGGTGCGGGAATTCATCCAGAACGACGTACAAGCAAAGCCGATCACCGACGAGATCGGGCGGCTGTTGACGGATCAAGCTTATGCTCAGAACATGCGGCGGGAGATGAGCGGAGCAAATAAAGCACTTGGTGAAGCGGGCGGGTCATACAAGGCTGCGCAACTGGCTTTAGAGATGATTAACTCAAGCTGTCGTACGGACAAAAGGTTTGCGTGA